Proteins encoded within one genomic window of Setaria italica strain Yugu1 chromosome IV, Setaria_italica_v2.0, whole genome shotgun sequence:
- the LOC101759605 gene encoding wall-associated receptor kinase 1, with amino-acid sequence MPSAKIRSCRKLNAYNMASPLCAGKKNLMLITATMLILHHSAATTDASGESSQAKDSCQDKCGNVSIPYPFGIGKGCSLEGFEVVCPPDNVPILLLNTSNSSTPLLGINLTLGEARVQNSIAQYCNFTNNTDVFKTSIFVAGPSFTVSGAKNKFTAIGCATVASIFSSPESSLTSACGSFCYRENSIDNGTECFGRGCCQSPIPERLHQFYPSFYTVSNDTGVQSFSPCSYAFIAEEDSFQFHPSYAKSQDFEMNYGYPMVLNWVVGQDSCAEARKKDNGLTYACKSTNSTCIDMPGRGYLCNCSEGYHGNPYLVGGCKDIDECIALPQPCKGGQCSNTIGNYTCTCPRGTHSNDPKSIPCTRTDNGPNTKVIGVSIGLICLVVCTFTVLNACQKRKLAKEKEKFFKQNGGQILYQQILSKKVDTVILFSIDDLKKATDNFDKSRELGIGGNGTVYKGILKKDNRVVAVKRSRFSNVEKAEEFVQEIVILSQINHRNVVRLLGCCLEVEVPILVYEYIPNGTLFQFIHGNHGSRPPVSLEARLKIAQESAEALSYLHLSTNSPIVHGDVKSLNILLDENYMAKVTDFGASRILPKDAVQLMTMVQGTLGYLDPEYLQERKLTEKSDVYSFGVVLLELITRKMAISFEGPEEEKSVASSFLRALKENRVEGMLDSSIMGVGMEELFEEVVKLASMCLSSKGEDRPSMTQVADKLKAIRSTWREVLLLQHQETEHLAEGLAAASSSFGLPPSMHWTAGMMGLDIEAPR; translated from the exons ATGCCGTCAGCAAAAATACGCAGCTGCAGAAAACTTAACGCATACAACATGGCGTCACCGCTATGTGCAG GTAAGAagaatttgatgctaattaCGGCGACCATGCTGATACTGCACCACAGTGCGGCAACGACTGATGCTTCTGGAGAAAGCAGCCAAGCGAAGGACAGCTGCCAAGACAAGTGTGGCAACGTCAGCATCCCCTACCCATTCGGCATAGGGAAAGGCTGCTCCTTGGAAGGCTTCGAAGTCGTCTGCCCCCCAGATAATGTCCCTATATTATTATTAAACACTTCCAATTCCAGCACACCTTTATTGGGAATCAATCTGACCCTCGGCGAGGCTCGCGTTCAGAATAGCATAGCACAGTACTGCAACTTCACAAATAACACCGACGTCTTCAAAACTTCTATCTTTGTTGCTGGCCCTTCCTTCACGGTTTCCGGAGCCAAGAACAAGTTCACAGCAATCGGCTGTGCTACCGTTGCATCAATCTTTAGCAGTCCCGAGTCCTCTCTCACCAGCGCATGTGGATCTTTCTGCTACCGGGAGAACAGCATTGATAATGGCACGGAGTGCTTTGGCAGGGGTTGTTGTCAGTCTCCCATACCAGAAAGGCTGCACCAATTCTACCCCTCATTCTACACTGTATCCAACGACACTGGAGTTCAAAGTTTCAGCCCGTGCAGCTACGCATTCATTGCCGAGGAGGACTCGTTTCAATTTCATCCTTCCTATGCGAAATCGCAGGACTTTGAAATGAATTATGGATACCCCATGGTTCTCAATTGGGTTGTTGGTCAAGATTCATGTGCGGAAGCCAGGAAGAAGGATAATGGATTAACATATGCCTGCAAATCCACGAACAGCACATGCATCGACATGCCTGGCCGAGGGTATCTCTGCAACTGCTCTGAAGGTTACCATGGAAATCCCTACCTGGTCGGAGGGTGCAAAG ACATTGATGAGTGCATAGCATTACCACAACCTTGCAAAGGTGGTCAGTGTAGTAACACGATCGGAAACTACACATGTACGTGCCCCCGAGGAACTCACAGCAACGATCCAAAGAGCATACCTTGCACTAGAACCGACAATGGCCCCAACACGAAGGTCATAG GTGTCTCCATCGGCCTCATATGCCTTGTCGTTTGTACCTTCACTGTGCTGAACGCATGTCAGAAAAGGAAGCTGgcaaaagagaaggaaaagttCTTCAAACAGAATGGTGGTCAGATATTATACCAACAAATCCTCTCTAAAAAAGTAGATACAGTGATACTATTCAGCATAGATGACCTCAAGAAGGCGACAGACAATTTCGACAAGAGTAGGGAACTGGGCATAGGGGGGAATGGCACCGTGTACAAGGGCATTTTAAAAAAGGATAACAGGGTAGTCGCTGTGAAGCGCTCGAGGTTTAGCAATGTGGAAAAAGCTGAAGAGTTCGTGCAGGAGATTGTTATACTTTCACAGATCAACCACAGGAACGTGGTCAGATTATTAGGTTGTTGCTTAGAAGTGGAAGTGCCTATATTGGTGTATGAATACATCCCGAATGGCACTCTCTTTCAGTTTATCCATGGCAACCATGGCAGCAGGCCACCTGTTTCGTTGGAAGCCCGTCTCAAAATTGCCCAAGAATCTGCTGAAGCATTGTCTTATCTTCACCTCTCCACAAACAGCCCCATAGTCCATGGAGACGTGAAGTCTCTAAACATTCTCCTAGACGAAAACTACATGGCGAAAGTCACCGACTTCGGAGCATCAAGGATTCTCCCCAAGGACGCAGTTCAGCTCATGACAATGGTGCAAGGTACTCTTGGTTACCTAGACCCTGAGTACTTGCAGGAGCGTAAACTGACAGAGAAAAGCGATGTTTATAGCTTCGGAGTTGTGCTTCTAGAGTTGATTACAAGGAAGATGGCAATATCATTCGAGGGCCCTGAGGAAGAAAAAAGTGTTGCATCATCCTTCCTGCGAGCATTGAAAGAGAACAGAGTTGAAGGTATGTTAGACAGTAGCATAATGGGCGTGGGAATGGAGGAGCTCTTCGAAGAAGTTGTTAAACTAGCAAGCATGTGCTTGAGTTCCAAAGGGGAGGACAGGCCTTCCATGACCCAAGTGGCCGACAAGCTGAAAGCTATTCGAAGTACATGGAGAGAGGTGTTGCTCCTACAGCACCAAGAAACTGAACATCTAGCTGAGGGGTTGGCAGCTGCGTCTTCGAGTTTTGGCCTGCCGCCAAGCATGCACTGGACGGCGGGAATGATGGGGTTAGATATTGAAGCACCACGCTAG